The proteins below are encoded in one region of Paenibacillus albus:
- a CDS encoding DNA alkylation repair protein produces the protein MTYEEVMQHLAEMGSEQTKKTLVNHGAREPFYGVKVGDLKKLVKPVKKDQALALSLYDSGVSDAMYLAGLTVNPKTITKEQLQSWVRAAYWYLLAEYTVASVAAESPWARELAMEWIRSPEEMIAACGWSTYANYLSITVDEQLDMDEVRGLLHEVRDRIHIEQNRVRYTMNGFLISAAAYVRELHEEAIEIAEVVGKVHVNVGNTACKVPLAAEYITKMAGMGKIGIKRKTCIC, from the coding sequence AGACGCTTGTGAATCACGGGGCACGGGAGCCTTTTTACGGAGTGAAGGTCGGCGATTTGAAGAAGCTTGTGAAGCCGGTGAAGAAAGATCAAGCGCTCGCGCTTTCGCTGTACGATTCTGGTGTCAGTGACGCGATGTATCTCGCCGGACTTACGGTGAATCCGAAGACGATCACGAAGGAGCAGCTGCAGAGCTGGGTGCGAGCAGCTTACTGGTACTTGCTTGCTGAATATACGGTGGCGAGCGTGGCGGCGGAGAGTCCGTGGGCCCGTGAGCTTGCGATGGAATGGATTCGGTCGCCGGAGGAGATGATCGCGGCATGCGGCTGGAGCACATACGCGAACTACTTGTCGATCACGGTGGATGAGCAGCTCGACATGGATGAGGTTCGCGGGCTTCTTCACGAGGTGCGTGATCGCATTCATATAGAACAGAACCGCGTCCGCTATACGATGAACGGCTTTCTCATCTCCGCAGCGGCTTATGTGAGAGAGCTGCACGAGGAAGCGATTGAGATCGCCGAAGTCGTCGGCAAAGTGCATGTTAACGTTGGCAATACGGCCTGCAAAGTGCCGCTTGCTGCTGAATATATTACGAAGATGGCTGGAATGGGCAAGATCGGCATCAAACGCAAAACCTGCATTTGCTAG